The following coding sequences lie in one Candidatus Eisenbacteria bacterium genomic window:
- a CDS encoding cell division protein ZapA, with translation MAEQGSTITVQVLGESLRIRGGSPEEVEALARYVDERVAQIRARNEGVPLRGLLLLTSLNIAEELFRERREHERLVRSVEEKTRRLRESLEARLAPAPSAQAAAHRIPIQSDLPSG, from the coding sequence ATGGCGGAGCAGGGAAGCACGATCACCGTGCAGGTTCTCGGTGAGAGCCTGAGGATCCGCGGGGGCAGCCCCGAGGAGGTCGAGGCCCTGGCGCGGTATGTGGATGAGCGGGTGGCGCAGATCCGGGCCCGCAACGAAGGAGTTCCTCTTCGAGGCCTGCTCCTTCTTACATCCCTCAATATCGCGGAGGAGCTGTTCCGCGAAAGGCGGGAGCACGAAAGGCTGGTGCGCAGCGTTGAGGAGAAGACGCGCCGGTTGAGGGAGTCGCTGGAAGCGCGGCTCGCTCCCGCGCCGTCGGCCCAAGCCGCGGCGCATCGCATCCCGATACAGTCGGACCTGCCAAGCGGTTGA
- the rpmI gene encoding 50S ribosomal protein L35: MPKLKTRKAAAKRFRVTGGGEIRRRKANKGHLLTGKSRKRKRRLRKGALVAMSDKGRIGRQILGA; this comes from the coding sequence ATGCCGAAACTGAAGACGCGGAAGGCGGCGGCCAAGAGATTCCGGGTCACCGGCGGCGGGGAGATCCGCCGACGCAAGGCCAACAAGGGACATCTCCTGACCGGCAAGAGCCGCAAGAGAAAGAGGCGACTGCGCAAGGGAGCGTTGGTCGCGATGTCCGACAAGGGAAGGATCGGTCGACAGATACTTGGTGCGTGA
- a CDS encoding translation initiation factor IF-3, whose translation MCLVSRRGEARRKAPITKQVEVRINERIRVPMVRVISPEGNQLGVMAISEALKLAQMQNSDLVEVAPKARPPVCKIMDFGKYKYEMSKHEREAKKKQHIYQIKEIKVRPKIEEHDYEFKLRNARKFLLARDKVKLTCLFRGREMTRQELGMALLEKVVEDLADVGFVESRPTMEGRALIMILAPRKDLKTPAGSREEAAEGEFEADGGGKPTAGGPPGASKSL comes from the coding sequence ACGAAGCAAGTTGAAGTCCGAATCAATGAGAGGATCCGGGTCCCGATGGTCCGGGTCATCTCTCCGGAGGGGAATCAGTTGGGCGTCATGGCGATCTCAGAGGCTCTGAAGCTCGCGCAGATGCAGAACTCCGATCTCGTCGAGGTCGCTCCGAAGGCGCGCCCCCCGGTCTGCAAGATCATGGATTTCGGGAAGTACAAGTACGAGATGTCGAAGCACGAACGCGAAGCGAAGAAGAAGCAGCACATCTATCAGATCAAGGAAATCAAGGTGCGTCCCAAGATCGAGGAGCATGACTACGAGTTCAAGCTGCGCAACGCGCGCAAGTTCCTGCTCGCCAGGGACAAGGTGAAACTGACTTGTCTCTTCCGCGGCAGGGAAATGACGCGCCAGGAGCTTGGGATGGCGCTGCTGGAGAAGGTGGTCGAGGATCTCGCCGATGTCGGATTCGTCGAGTCGAGACCCACGATGGAAGGTCGGGCGCTGATCATGATCTTGGCGCCCCGAAAGGACCTGAAGACCCCTGCAGGGAGCCGCGAGGAGGCGGCCGAGGGGGAATTCGAGGCCGACGGGGGCGGCAAGCCCACGGCAGGCGGTCCACCAGGGGCGTCCAAGAGCCTGTAG
- the rplT gene encoding 50S ribosomal protein L20 has protein sequence MPRATGVVPAKARRKKTLKAARGGVGGRSKLHQIAKENVLRGLQYAYRDRRVRKRMMRRLWIQRINAAVRMHGLSYSQFIAGLKLGSILVDRKQLSEMALRDADGFRKVVEEAKAGLAAAPGQAKGA, from the coding sequence ATGCCCAGAGCCACAGGTGTCGTGCCCGCCAAGGCGCGCCGGAAGAAGACGCTCAAGGCCGCGCGCGGCGGCGTTGGCGGGCGGAGCAAGCTCCATCAGATCGCGAAGGAGAATGTGCTCCGAGGACTGCAATACGCCTACCGGGACCGGAGGGTGCGCAAGCGGATGATGCGCAGGCTCTGGATCCAGAGGATCAACGCCGCCGTGCGCATGCACGGCCTTTCGTATAGCCAGTTCATAGCGGGATTGAAGTTGGGTTCGATCCTGGTCGATCGCAAGCAGCTCAGCGAGATGGCCCTGCGGGACGCCGATGGATTCCGCAAGGTGGTCGAGGAGGCCAAAGCGGGTCTTGCCGCCGCGCCTGGGCAGGCGAAGGGCGCATAG